ACAAATTATAAATGATACAAGATTAAATAATTCTCCTTATATGAAAATGTAACATTAGCACTGATATGTTTGTGTCTAGTTTCCCTCCTGGTTGTTGGTCTGTAAAGTGAACAGTTCGTGTCCCTGAGTGTAGCTGATGACAAGGGTGTTGCTCTCACACAAAGCCGTCATTCGTCTCTGAGATTAGTCCAGCTTATGTTTTTATGTAACCACACTACAGTCACATTGAGGGAAACACATAGATGTAACTTAACCCCTGGTGTATATGAGATCAGTCCTTTCTGAGGCTTTGTGGGTAATTAAGCCTTATATCATAATGACAGGAACAATATCTAGTTGACGCTGAAACATTTTAATAGTGTGGACTACAAATAATCAAAGAGAAGGAAATACAAATGTACACAAGCATGGAGTGAAATAAAACCCAtcgaaaaaaaaacatggataaaatatatgaaaatgtatatatatatatatatatatatatatatatatatataaatatatgtaatatgtataatatactttatattttatttatatatatataaaaaatggataaaaagaaacaagaacacATGAACATGTAGGAGAAAATGTTCACTTTACAATGGAGTTAGAGCTCTGGATGAAGTAAAGACAATGTTACTAACAACTACATCAGTCAGAGGACAAATAATTCTtcacaagtctctctctctctctctctctctctctctctctctctctctctctctctctctctctctgtgggttGTATTGTTATCTGATGATTCTCCCTGAGTCATCTTACAAGGCAGTGATGTGAAAATCGCTCAACACGACACCCAACAATCACCAAACGTTAGTATTAAAGTGTAAGTAAACACTGCATACAGTAAAGTGCTGTGAAAGTAAAGAGGctacactatatatacatatatattttgagGCTGTACTGCCTCCTATTGGCTGAAGTAAAAGCAGCAATAAGAGCCGATGTTAAGCTGGAAAATAAAGTCAGCATTCTTTTTAGATTAGTAAAGTGCAAGAATATGGGGGGGGGGAATCCTCAAAGATCTTCTGATAAATTATCATAcagttaattatttttatgaaaCGAACTTAATTCAGTAGCTCGAGTTAAACTAATAGGACCAGTTATGAGAATACGGACCAGTGAGTTTTGAGAGATTTGAATGTATGAATTAAATCTGCTCTAAGGTATTGTGTGATGGTTTATGATTGTGCTGTCAGCTCTTTAAAATGAGAGTGTAATACATCTGTTATTGtaacaataaatgtaataactttCAAATAATGTTTAGGATTCCACTGTGCAAACTAAAGAACACTTTAGTGACAAATAAGATTTacatgataaataaaatcttaatatgtaataataagtAATGCTTAATTTGTAATGCTTTACAGTGCTGAAGACAAAATAGTTTAAATGCTGGTTTGTATCTCAGACTGATCCTGAAATACTGTCAGTAGTGGGAAAGAAAAAGACGTCAGACCAGAGATCAGGAGCTGTAGAAGGACGAGGTAGATGATAGACAGCTTTTATGAGTGGGCAGTTTCTGTAAGGCAGCTGTGAGGAGgaggaacaacaacaaaacagattCACGCTCaacatcataatcatcatcaatCATCATAACTTGTTCATTCAGTGTCTTTAAAGAAGGAGAGACAATAGACAGAGACACTGATTTTCACACTTCCACACTGATCATCGCTCACCTTAACTCTGACGATAGATTTGAATTCCAATCACAGCTACAACGACCATGGTAATGCAGCCTATTGCAATCCAAACAGGGAGTCTGAAGGGTCTATTATCTGTAAATTTAATTAAGAGAAGATAAATATGGTCGGTCTAAGACATTGAAAATAAATCTCTACTGTAGATCAGTCCTTCTGTACAATTTATCTGAAGAGATAATTAACATCATACCTAGCTAAGCCATAGATAATATAATATCAAAGTATTTTTAATCAATGTACTATGATAACAAATATGAAACAatgattaatataaacatgtgatAATATTCTCCAGGACAGAAATCAAATTAATGATGCAAAtgtcattattaatgttattaaatgtgtaACTTCATACCCCATGTGACGGTAATGTTTCCCTCTAGGCTGTGGTGATGTACTACACAGCTGTACTGCTGATCTCCTGCGTTCTCCTCAGGTCTGATCACACTCCTTCTGGTCTGATACGTGCCATCACCGTTAGGTAGCACGTCATTCATCTCGTCGTCCACCATCTGTAAACCTGCCCCGATCCAATTCACCTGCACCGCTCTGGGGTAAAACCCAGTCACATGACATGTGAGGAGAGTGGAACCAGCTCTCTGCCTCTCAAAAAGCCTCACCTCTGGAGCTGAAATGATTCATTAGTAGATAGTTAATAATGTTTATCCAGAGATTTAATAATATGTTATGTAACACGTGAATATGAATATTGTATTGTACATATATAATTATCTCTATtaaattaatttctatttataaatgtattacttggtgcttacagtatatatctaCAGTATTCCTATATATTTAAGACTAAAGAAATGTGTATagacattaaatataaacatcatACCCTTCTTTGTGTTGACTCCAGGAGCATGCCTTAAGAACAACTTCAAGCGATCAAAACAGGTCTTTTGGTAAAAAGATACAGTGATTCCAATCAAAACTGAATTTTGCTCCCTCTGCCTTTTATATTTAAGGGCTTGTGGAACAGAAGCGATGTATGTCTGACTCTCAATGTCTAAACTTAAGAAGTCCTTCCCGTTGAATGCATGAGACAGCCCTGCCTTGATGGTGCCATTTGGATAGAGGGAACAGTGACTGTAGCCTTGGTAAATGTTAATGTCCTCATGTGAGCCTGTGATTCAATACAAAAAAGCAAGTCAGGTTAAGTGCCCTTGCAAGGTACCTTTCAAAATGACATATTCTACATGTCCATTCAGGCTGTTGGTGTGGTTGTGTCACTTTAAATTTTTCTTGAGGACGTTACATGTTTCATCATGTTTCTTGAGCATGTTAGGTTATGCAGTAGGTGGAGTAACGCAAAGGTAATTAGAtcagcagagagaaaagagcGAAGATTCATGTTCGTATAcagtctatatacagtacatatatgtGTTTTCCAGTGAGCAGAGACTAAATTCTGCTTAATTTCATCTTAGTTCCCTTTGGTAAAGCGGGCCGAGGTATGTGATGTCGACATATGTTACCTGTTATTATAGTTTATTTCAAGGTCCTGTTAGCATGTACAttagtgctgcacgattaatcatatcgcaatcgcgatatcaagcctgtgcgattatatgacgcaaaatgctgcaattttatgaaataaataaataataaataaatgcatgtgtggccatgacaacccattctctctgaaagctgtttgcctatttcatacaTATCTGctaattattttagtttaggcactgaactggtggccagaaaaaatgctacctctgttatatgtagtgttaatttcgtcagacgagacgagacgaaatatgttcgtcaacaaccttttttttcatgagtaagacgagacgatgacaagactgcaccactgtctgACAAAAActctgactaagactaaattaacatgcattattgttgacgaaaaaagaagagacggaaatgttttgtataaaataaaaactaagataaaatctctcttcattttcgtctacaattgtctctgctttttcatcagctgttacaactttaaaatattcagaacgagttcgcggcttcacgctgttgctcaagttacaggtctcatacgcctgtggctgcaacacgaaactgctgaacaattgtattgcttccgctaaagaaaatagtgcgctccgtctctacagtTAGaatgtgtgtccatggcaacgctctgtttttcatggcatcggtgtgttatagttagcagcggtctgttatcaagaaataaaatagtgtgtgcatagaaaaaattcgtccacatgccgctcaaaaaaaaaaaaaaaaaaaagattgtgttaaatgatatttcctgtcgctgcgcaggcgcttttattgtacatgacagcttgtcccgatgaccggtctttgcattacgattaaaagcagtatcaataaagtaaaaaatgtgatgtacgtcaagttcgagtgtatgcactgtttaaacgggTGTTCTCAACTTcgcactgatacttttgtgattcacggagttttgacaagttttatagccttgatattgtttcttattcaaaagtggaaaaaactctttactcccaacctgtcacaatcacatcataatcaaaagtaataattaggctcaaaagcaaatgtataattatatgtaatattgctccaaatatcatccataatggtgtgtgcaataccatgtataacttgcattaagttggtaatttacatacatatatatatatatatatatatatatatatatatatatatatatatatatatatatatatatatatatgtaaattacctatatatatgatatataatatacactgtacacctacatttttgatcttaggcttatcattaatcagcattaatgtgttattttatattttattttgaaaacgttttgcatttgtttgcagttgttgctagtttgagtttagaaatacaaatttcagcattatcagtaatctgtgtgtgcattttccttgaggaCCAAGCAAGTTAACTCATGATACCGTTttttattatatcgcaatcgcatatcgcaatcgcaatattgacctcaataatcgcaatatgacattttccctaaatcgtgcagccctaatGTACATGTTAATCATTGAGCTCTTTTTGTTAATTAATCGTTTCATATTGTCTTCATTcactttatcatttatattttatatgtttctcTGTAAATgtgaactttatttattgtatttcttttgtatatgagtcatatttatttatttgtttctttgagTAGTTTCATGGTGCTACGCAATCTAAAGTTTAATGGCGCTTTTCACGAGcgaaataaagaaagaagcaCCTGTCGGaaactctctgtgtctcttttatGGATACCAATGCAGCTACAAAGTTCATTTATGTGAACTACAGATCCCAGGAAGCTGTTGAGTGGTGTTTCAACAATCAGATACTGAACTCTCATCCGGGCATTGTGTCTAACTAGGAGCAACATAAAGAAAAATTACATCATCTTAGCAATCTTgtgatttattaatgtttaaaataatgctAGACTGACTAGACAGTCAATGCTCGTATTTCAATAATAtaggagtttatttatttatttatttatttatttattcttaccCTGTACGTACATGTCTCTCGTTTTTAAACCCACTTTTTCACCACACAACTTTATCTGGATCAACAGGAACATTacttacaaaaacaaacacatttttggaCATTGAAAGACATGTTGAAAGAATtaaattttcaaaaaaattcTAGGCCTGTTGGACTTTTACATTTAAGTAAGTCATATGGCATGAATATTAAGTTTTTACTAAAAACAACTGCTGaagaaaatcttttttcttttttttcttttcagatttatttatttatttatttatttatttatttaatccatATGGAATTTAAAAGACTCTGTGGATGCAGTGATACACCTTAACCATATAAAACTTTAGTTGTCAAACTGCATGaattagaagaagaaaacccAATATCACATAAGTCAGTCACAAAAGTCAGCTTTTATTGTCCTTTCAACCAAATGTAGCTGATGCAATTCATAGTGACATGAAACAAGGTtcctccaggaccctggtgctacatagaacacgAAGCGCcatagaaaaaaacagacactgtATGTACTCCAGGGTCTAGAAGATCTAGAAGATGAAAGGCCTTTAATTTGGTACCTTTTGacattttactgtaaatactTTTGGCCCCTGAACTGACTTTTATGAAAAAGGTTGTGCTAAGCTGCTGTTCTGGGTGTGACAAATGTAAATGGAGCCTGAAATTACAAATTTGTGATATTAATGAGGTTCAAAAACACCTTTTAATACTAATTTGCACAGGTGGCATAACCAGTTCAGTTCCTTAAATGAACACTTTCATTTAGTCATGTGAAGTGTgggtatttttttctgtctccctTTTCCTGGAGGCTGCAGGCTGTTTAGCAAGGCTGGGTCTAACACGTGACTTTGTCCTTTCCTGTAAGTCTGCTAGAGAATCTCGGGGTGGTTTGAGGCCTGGCAACATTTCCTTTGCTGTCAAGTTATAGAAACCTCATACAAAAGAAATTGTGCTCGAGCTGTTGTTCAGCGACATGCCCTGTAAGAAGTGGTATATTAATTTTCTCTGTTCTGTCTTACAGGAGATCAAGATCCATTAATGAGGTGCTGGATGTGTGAGAAGACACAAGATCGAAGCTGTAAATTTATTTCGCTGTGTACTATACTGTAGGTAGTGTGTAGTCTGCTGTGTGTACAAACCCCAGTAACCATCTTTTCACTTTGCTGCCATCCGGTAAGCGCTTCCGAAGCCTAATGGCAAAAACCGAGAGACTTGGGAGGAGTTTCTTCCCCAGGCCATAAGGCTCCTAAACTCAAAACCAGCCTCTTAACATCTTCATGTCTCCACTTAATATTCACTTTATCAGTAAGATATTCATCATTCACTACCTCACGTTGACATACTGTGTCAACCTGTTTACACATTCCTGTGtatcttaatatttaagactacagtataatgcacatTGCCTCTTGTACATCCCTGTGTATCTCTATTTATGACTACAGTATAGTTTACTTTC
The Tachysurus fulvidraco isolate hzauxx_2018 chromosome 7, HZAU_PFXX_2.0, whole genome shotgun sequence DNA segment above includes these coding regions:
- the LOC113662787 gene encoding class I histocompatibility antigen, F10 alpha chain-like; this encodes ITGSHEDINIYQGYSHCSLYPNGTIKAGLSHAFNGKDFLSLDIESQTYIASVPQALKYKRQREQNSVLIGITVSFYQKTCFDRLKLFLRHAPGVNTKKAPEVRLFERQRAGSTLLTCHVTGFYPRAVQVNWIGAGLQMVDDEMNDVLPNGDGTYQTRRSVIRPEENAGDQQYSCVVHHHSLEGNITVTWDNRPFRLPVWIAIGCITMVVVAVIGIQIYRQS